The sequence CTATAAATACCAATCACTACATTCAATTCATCAAACACCTGCTCATCATCATAGTATAATATTTGATCAACAATTAATGGAGATGGATCTTCCCTTCAACTTCACCACTACTCTCCTACTCCTTTCATCCTTCATCTTCTTCCTGCTCAAGGCATGGACCAAACCTAAATCCCCAAAACCTCACCAAAACCTGCCCCCGAGCCCGCCGAAGCTGCCGGTGATCGGCCACATCCACCTCCTAGTCGGAGATCTGCCTCACAAGGCATTGCAGCGGCAAGCGCAGAAACACGGCCCCGTGATGCATCTGCAGCTGGGGGAGGTCCCCGCGGTGGTGATCTCGTCGCGTGAGGCGACGAGGGAGGTGCTGAAAGTGCAGGACCCGGCGTGCGCAGACAGGCCGGAGAGCATCGCGAGCAAGATCCTGTGGTACGACTACACCGACATCGCCTTCTCCGCCTACAACGAGTACTGGCGGCAGATGCGCAAGATCTGCATCGTCGAGCTCCTCAGCTCCAAGAACGTCAAGTCCTTCGGCCACATCAGGCGGGACGAGTCATCCCGCCTGATCAAGTCTCTGGAAGGTTCCTCCGGGAACGCCATTGATCTGACGGACAAGATCTTCACCTTCACCAGCACCATCACCTGCAGGGCGGCCTTCGGGAAGGTCATGACGGATCGCGACGGCCTCATCGCTCTCTTCAAGGAGGCCGTCGCCATGGCCGGAGGCTTCGAGCTGGCCGACCTCTTCCCCTCTTGGAAACTGCTCAACGTCCTCAGCTGGAGCAAGTATAAACTGTGGAGGATGCGCGGCAAGCTCGACGCCATCCTCGACGGCATCATCGACGAGCACAAGCTCAAGCAGAGCGGCGAGTTCGGCGGGGAAGACATCGTCGACGTCCTCATCAGGATGCAGCAGACCGGAGAGCTCAAATTCCCCATCACTACAGACAACATCAAAGCTGTCATTTTCGTAAGTTGATTCATTACTTTAATTCTGAAACATCGATCGATCCTAATAAATTAGCTAGGATTCTAATTTTGACCTAATTTGAAATGATGGCAGGACATGTTCGTCGCTGGAACAGAGACGTCCTCGACGACGACGGTGTGGGCGATGGCGGAGATGATGAGAAACCCGCGGGTGATGGAGAAGGCGCAGGCGGAGGTGCAGGCGGCGTTGAAGGGGAagacggcggtggaggagagCGACGTTCAGGAGTTGAAATACttgaaattagtgatcaaagAGACGCTCAGGCTGCATCCTCCGATTCCATTGGTGCCGCGGCAAACCAGAGAGGAATGCAAGGTGGAAGGATATTCGATTCCGATCAAAACCAAAGTGATGATCAACATCTGGTCGATGGGGCGGGACCCACAATACTGGGACCACCCGGAAACATTCCGGCCGGAGAGATTCGAGAACAGTCGGAAAGATTTCGTAGGGAACGATTTCGAATACATCCCGTTCGGGGCGGGTAGACGGAGCTGCCCCGGATTGAATTTCGGGTTGGCCAACGTTGAGCTGCCGTTGGCGAAATTGCTGTATCACTTCGATTGGAAGTTGCCAAATGGAATGAGTTGTGATGGTTTGGATATGAGTGAGACTGATGGGATCACTGTTTGCAGAAAGAAACCGCTCATCATAATTCCCACCATCTGCAATCGCGGCGACTAACAATGGAGCTGATTAATCTTTCAATAAATATTGGAGTAATTTgttttgattattattattattattattgcatgGAGAGATTCATTCTTAGTGCAACATGCATCAGCATTGAATATGTAAAATTTCGGGCAACGTCTAAtaccgatatatatatatatatagggtgtggttctagagagaactatattatttgtgagaacgtgagaaccatcaaatctaatgcatctactgtaaaaattaatgcattcgctgttaaaattaatgcactcaaaaaaattaaaaaaaattgctcccttcaggattcgaacccgggatctgcattcatccaacaagatgatacatccaccatagatcttgatgatcgaatggctgaaaatggttcttcgttcttcttttatttaatggttctttcttgaacctctccctatatatatatatatatatatatatatatatatatatatatatatatatatatgctttgtAAATCAAATCGTGATAAACTCGAGGTATAAAATTGTCAATAGTGTGGGcatgtgttggccaagcggtaagggcTTAATGCATAAAGCCAAAATTTTGGGTTCAAGTCCCATGTGGCACCATTTTGTATGTACCACcatgtaccactcttaatttattataatttttaattatgttttcttcaattttaatttattatgatttaatattacaaaagataattaacaaggattCGCTCAtctaattaagatttataattatttttttatatttatttgaattaataattgattatttgggttcattaattcaaagttaggatatatagttttttaaaattttaatttttagtgataaatattaattagagttcataatataataatattttttatttttatagaaaacaattataaaatagataaattaagagtggtacacggtggtacacacaaaatagtgggacagaAGATCTCATCCGCTCTCATCCGCTAAAAAAGTGTATGAAAAGGTAAAACTGGATTAATAAAGAAGCATAGCCTCGCATATTAATGATAACTTttcgacgggaaattattttaacttattatataaattatttttaaatttatttaatttaaggtaatatagttgaaattatattaatttgaatcatattcctcaattaaatgttaattaccttttgttagaataataaatattctttttatgtagatttttatttaataatattttgaaaaatgtatcgatattgaaaattttatttcatctgagcatcatctcgtctgaatcttgtaggatcatatcataatctaaatttcggaagacgacaactaacgtttgaacatcagacttttgagtatcatctcgtctagaccttaaaatacaaaaaaatgaacttttatgcgtcaagttTTCTTAACATAACTATCTggagctttaaaaatcaaagttgacttgtgagattgtatgatttggagcttctaacatcataactaacttgtaaacataattttgtatggaacttgaaaaaatcttgacaaacttttatgcattattagttctaaatattataattgggttccaagaatcatctcgtttggagtttaaaaaacataaatttaacttgtgagtatcatctcatttgaactttgaatgaccacaattaagttacaagaattatcttgtgtgtagctttaaagatcattGTCATCTTTAtagcttgtaagatcataactaacttctaaacatcatcttgtatgcagcttgaaaaatcttgacaattttttgtgcattattttatgtggagcttgaaatatcataattgagcttcgagcatcatttcgtttgaattttgaaagaataaaatggactcatgaacattaattatcttcaaatcttgagtttcgagcatcattccgtctaaaaattgaaagaataaaattgactagtgaacattatctcgtttgaagtttgaaagaccataactaagttttgaaaatcatctcgtgtgtagcttaagaaagttgacacgagattcaaattgtattaatttatttagtaatttaattgataaattttcataaaaaaatctatgttgaatccaaattttatttttaaaattttatacaaaatatattattttataatcaaattaaattgaagaaataatttacttaatcaaaacaatttattttttcaaattaaattaattagaccatgtatttaattaaataaatatggtcaaattaaattgacaaaacaattcaaattatattagtctcaatcattccgccaattaaatgtagatttttaatttggagagcaagagcttattcttgtataagttttattttggtgaaatcttataaaaaaactcaatgtgaaatgaggtgatttcCCCAAAAGGATCTGATTTTGGAGAACCGCAGAGGGGATTTCCGGAACGTTGGACTGGGCAGCTACATCTGTTCTGTTTGGAGTCTGGATCATGGGCCCCAACTGGCGCTCTTTTTGATTGGGAGATTCTATTTATAGCtaccattttactctttatagccctctagttaaaataaaaataataaataattataattttactattttatcctttaATTCATAGCCCCCCAATATTTAAATTCTCAGCATCAAAAAATTCCATCGATCTGCAAACTAATCTATAACCCAGTTCAGAAAATCAACTAAAAATGGAATCGTCATTGATCCAGCGTACTGTGTATGCAATGGCGGCGTTCTGGTGACAAGAAGGAACGGACAATGAATTACCCCTGTTATTGATTCATACTGTTATTCACGAAAAGCTTATAATTGGTTCTCATTTGAATCCAACTTTGATGGGAATGCCAGAGAGAATAAGAGTATGCTAATTTTGTGATgaattcatttataaatttataaactcCCATCCCCACTCATCTGTCACTCCCTTTTCACACTTCAATTTGCCATGGCCGCCACTACATCCTTACAGATCCACTTCATATACGGGGTGCGATGCTGGAGAATCGAAGACGGTGGCAGCGTAAGGCTTATCTAAGGGAGGAAGTCTGGCGGCTGGTGCTGGGGGCttgtattttgattttgtaaAATTGAGTTATAAATTAGTTTGCAGGGATTTAGTCGGTGGAATTTTTTGATGGTGAACATTTAATTATTGCCTGGGGCTATGAATTACaagataaaatagtaaatcgataattatttactattattattattttatataaagggctataaagagtaaaatagaggctatgaatagaatctcCCTTTTTGATTTAGAACGTTTTGGGTTGTTGGGCAAGTTGGGCTGAAGTTCTCCTGGGCCACTTCCACTTCTCTTGAATGATTTGGGCTTAAAAGTTCTGGGCCCGACTCAGGTCTATAGTTGTTTCCAAAGGGCGTGGCTACCACCCTGTTATCGGAGCGCGTCTCTTCGATTCTCGAGAAAACTTCAACAGTTTCCGGCACTCGATATTCAGATTCCAATGATTGAGAGTCGACAGCCCGCGTGAAATCTTCTTGGGGAGTTGAACCGACTTGAACTTCTATTGGTGGGCGGTTAGGGCACCAGTGAATCGAGGCAGAGTATGGGAGAAAGCTTCCCAAAGATCATCACAAAGAAAATCAGAACCACGATGAAAATCATGCAGAGTATGAATAGCCAACAATGACACTATAGATTTACATTAATTACAACCTTTTGCTTAttgtaaacttaaaattaattttgatagaggaaaagaaagaaacttatactccctccgtcccgcgaagcttgagcaGTATTCATTTTCGGGTTATCCTGCAAAGTTTGAGCAGTTTTCTTATATGGTAAAAATTtttcctttattcacattttcacttttcacctaccacacttaatacacaaaatactaactTCTTAAAATTTATGACaaaaagaaattgtt comes from Salvia miltiorrhiza cultivar Shanhuang (shh) chromosome 3, IMPLAD_Smil_shh, whole genome shotgun sequence and encodes:
- the LOC131015163 gene encoding cytochrome P450 71D95-like, whose protein sequence is MEMDLPFNFTTTLLLLSSFIFFLLKAWTKPKSPKPHQNLPPSPPKLPVIGHIHLLVGDLPHKALQRQAQKHGPVMHLQLGEVPAVVISSREATREVLKVQDPACADRPESIASKILWYDYTDIAFSAYNEYWRQMRKICIVELLSSKNVKSFGHIRRDESSRLIKSLEGSSGNAIDLTDKIFTFTSTITCRAAFGKVMTDRDGLIALFKEAVAMAGGFELADLFPSWKLLNVLSWSKYKLWRMRGKLDAILDGIIDEHKLKQSGEFGGEDIVDVLIRMQQTGELKFPITTDNIKAVIFDMFVAGTETSSTTTVWAMAEMMRNPRVMEKAQAEVQAALKGKTAVEESDVQELKYLKLVIKETLRLHPPIPLVPRQTREECKVEGYSIPIKTKVMINIWSMGRDPQYWDHPETFRPERFENSRKDFVGNDFEYIPFGAGRRSCPGLNFGLANVELPLAKLLYHFDWKLPNGMSCDGLDMSETDGITVCRKKPLIIIPTICNRGD